One Babesia bovis T2Bo chromosome 4 map unlocalized Chr4_1, whole genome shotgun sequence genomic window carries:
- a CDS encoding variant erythrocyte surface antigen-1 beta subunit, which produces MVVQSNTSGESKGTGKKCKHGADAADGKCCNKNGTPSGGRITVRGTDCVNHECKHCGISPGCEKCTRCTNKCHLSAYSKSTALWTTIVNANTGKYPLVLTVTGGIAGSSTTNNDPSKVHLLARIFLGSVCLIWSGLSQLGFLTGKGGDQRWREKTLTSESEGLGSFMAAMGYDLERLNQGGKYSLG; this is translated from the coding sequence TGGAGAAAGTAAGGGCACAGGGAAGAAATGCAAACATGGTGCTGATGCCGCTGATGGGAAATGTTGTAACAAGAATGGTACCCCCAGTGGTGGTAGGATCACTGTTAGGGGTACCGATTGCGTTAATCATGAATGTAAGCATTGTGGTATTAGTCCTGGTTGTGAGAAGTGTACTCGTTGTACAAACAAGTGCCACCTTTCGGCCTACAGCAAGAGCACTGCTCTCTGGACTACCATAGTCAATGCTAACACAGGTAAGTACCCATTAGTACTGACAGTGACTGGTGGTATAGCAGGTAGTTCTACTACTAATAATGACCCCTctaaggtccacctcctggcccgtattttcctagggtcagtatgtctcatctggagtggactcagtcagttggggttcctaactgGAAAGGGTGGTGATCAGAGGTGGAGGGAGAAAACATTGACTAGTGAGAGTGAGGGcctcggctcattcatggcggccatgggctatgacctggagaggttgaatcagggaGGTAAGTACT